From one Conyzicola nivalis genomic stretch:
- a CDS encoding YceI family protein, which yields MTIDVATIPAGTWTLDPTHSDITFSVRHLAISKVRGSFEKFDVTVVTTTNPAETAITASVDVASVNTNQADRDGHLKTSDFFLVEEFPTMDFVSTGVRVDGEVFFVDGDLTLRGVTKPVTLKGELGGVITDGYGQTKLGASASTKINRLDFGVNWNAALEAGGLTLGNDVTINFEIQVVLQP from the coding sequence ATGACCATCGACGTCGCCACCATCCCCGCTGGAACCTGGACCCTCGACCCCACCCACTCCGACATCACCTTCAGCGTGCGCCACCTCGCCATCTCCAAGGTGCGCGGCTCGTTCGAGAAGTTCGATGTCACCGTCGTCACGACCACCAACCCCGCCGAGACCGCCATTACGGCGTCCGTCGACGTTGCTTCGGTCAACACCAACCAGGCCGACCGCGACGGCCACCTCAAGACGAGCGACTTCTTCCTCGTCGAAGAGTTCCCGACCATGGACTTCGTGTCCACCGGCGTGCGCGTCGACGGCGAGGTCTTCTTCGTCGACGGCGACCTCACCCTGCGCGGCGTCACCAAGCCCGTCACCCTGAAGGGCGAGCTCGGCGGTGTCATCACCGACGGCTACGGCCAGACCAAGCTCGGTGCCTCCGCCTCGACCAAGATCAACCGCCTCGACTTCGGCGTCAACTGGAACGCCGCCCTCGAGGCCGGCGGACTCACGCTCGGCAACGACGTCACCATCAACTTCGAGATCCAGGTCGTCCTCCAGCCGTAA
- a CDS encoding DUF7059 domain-containing protein: MRLNVAVTSALIALLRDDLFAARYTAETVDSLWGADAASALRRGQREPARRAVVTAGGVGALATVFVLGLPVPAARLAAALPTLGVDGALALGLVRLDGENAVPLVDLRPHGFVDEFGAGSWWIASDLGEAALRRAIPENHVLGVGGASMTLAGLMVGTKVDRVLDLGTGCGIQALHAARHARHVIATDISGRALELARFNAELNGVGTIEFRAGSLYEPVAGETFDQIVSNPPFVITPRGEGVPSYEYRDGGLVGDALVASVISDAATHLAPGGVAQLLGNWEYRDGTDAFDRVAAWLDGTGLDAWIVEREVQDAALYAETWIRDGGILPRTDEFDALYAAWLDDFAARGVTGIGFGYVTLRRPVSGAPTLRRMERLHGGLGNNPAGLGVHVASTLAAHDLQASLSDTELARTAFVVAGDVTEERHYWPGDEDPTVMDLRQGAGFGRTFPLGTALAPVVGACDGELPLGAICSAVAQLLEVDGDELLAEVLPSVRELLTTGFLGA, encoded by the coding sequence ATGAGGTTGAATGTCGCAGTGACTTCCGCCCTGATCGCCCTCCTGCGCGACGACCTCTTCGCCGCCCGGTACACCGCCGAAACCGTCGATTCGTTGTGGGGGGCGGATGCCGCTTCCGCGCTCCGTCGCGGACAGCGCGAACCGGCGCGGCGCGCGGTGGTCACGGCGGGCGGTGTCGGCGCGCTCGCGACCGTGTTCGTGCTCGGCCTGCCCGTGCCGGCGGCACGGCTCGCGGCCGCGCTCCCGACACTCGGTGTCGACGGTGCCCTCGCCCTCGGCCTCGTGCGTCTCGACGGCGAGAACGCGGTACCGCTCGTCGATCTGCGCCCGCACGGGTTCGTCGACGAGTTCGGCGCCGGCAGCTGGTGGATCGCGTCCGACCTCGGCGAGGCGGCTCTGCGCCGCGCCATCCCCGAAAACCACGTGCTGGGTGTCGGGGGCGCGTCGATGACGCTCGCCGGGCTCATGGTCGGCACAAAGGTCGACCGGGTGCTCGACCTCGGCACCGGCTGCGGTATCCAGGCGCTGCACGCCGCGCGCCACGCCAGGCACGTGATCGCTACCGACATCTCGGGGCGCGCCCTCGAACTCGCGCGGTTCAACGCCGAGCTCAACGGGGTCGGCACGATCGAGTTCCGGGCGGGCAGCCTCTACGAACCGGTCGCCGGTGAGACGTTCGACCAGATCGTGTCGAACCCGCCGTTCGTGATCACCCCGCGCGGCGAGGGCGTGCCGTCGTACGAGTACCGAGACGGTGGCCTGGTCGGTGACGCGCTCGTCGCATCCGTCATCTCCGACGCGGCAACCCATCTCGCGCCGGGCGGCGTCGCCCAGCTGCTCGGCAACTGGGAGTACCGCGACGGCACCGACGCTTTCGACCGCGTGGCGGCCTGGCTCGACGGCACCGGCCTCGACGCCTGGATCGTGGAGCGCGAGGTGCAGGACGCAGCTCTCTACGCCGAGACCTGGATCCGCGACGGCGGCATCCTGCCCCGCACCGACGAGTTCGACGCGCTGTACGCGGCATGGCTCGACGACTTCGCCGCGCGCGGCGTCACGGGCATCGGGTTCGGGTACGTCACGCTGCGGCGGCCCGTGTCGGGCGCACCGACCCTGCGCCGGATGGAACGCCTGCACGGCGGGCTGGGCAACAACCCGGCGGGACTCGGCGTGCACGTGGCGTCGACCCTGGCCGCCCACGACCTGCAGGCGTCACTGTCCGACACCGAGCTCGCGCGTACGGCGTTCGTCGTGGCCGGCGACGTCACCGAGGAGCGGCACTACTGGCCGGGCGACGAAGATCCGACGGTGATGGACCTGCGCCAGGGCGCGGGCTTCGGGCGCACCTTCCCGCTCGGCACGGCGCTGGCCCCGGTGGTCGGCGCGTGCGACGGCGAGCTCCCGCTGGGCGCCATCTGTTCGGCGGTCGCCCAGCTGCTCGAGGTCGACGGCGACGAGCTGCTGGCCGAGGTGCTGCCGAGCGTGCGCGAACTGCTGACGACCGGCTTTCTCGGCGCCTAG
- the treZ gene encoding malto-oligosyltrehalose trehalohydrolase: MKNRNFEVWAPKASRVDLNVDGTALALVSSGGGNWRVPEGTTVDAAPGTRYGYQIDGGDLLPDPRSRRQPDGVHGASAVFDDDEFEWTDAAWTGRQLAGGVIYELHIGTFTPEGTLDSAIERLDYLVDLGIDFVEVLPVNGFNGTHNWGYDGVLWYSVQETYGGPAAYQRFVDACHACGLAVIQDVVYNHLGPSGNYLPNFGPYLHSESANTWGSSVNLDEAEVRRYILDNALMWLHDFHVDGLRLDAVHALIDTAIPHILQELAQEADALSAHVRRPLTLIAESDMNDASIVAPREANGLGLTSQWSDDYHHALHVALTGETSGYYADFASLEALAKVTTSGFFHDGTFSSFRKRDHGAPIDPVTPTWRLVTFSQDHDQIGNRAAGDRLTATLDYGQLAIAAVLTVCSPYTPMLFMGEEFGATTPWQFFTSHPEPELGKATAEGRIAEFEAMGWDPDTVPDPQDPQTFERSKLDWSSVESGDHARLLALYRELIALRRATPALTDPAFSHVRAAFDDDLRWFLVERDDVSIVVNFGLEELSLPVLEATVILATDDAASVTGTVLSLPAHSAVILQH, translated from the coding sequence GTGAAGAACCGCAACTTCGAGGTCTGGGCGCCCAAGGCCTCCCGCGTCGACCTGAACGTGGACGGCACCGCGCTCGCGCTCGTCTCGAGCGGCGGCGGCAACTGGCGCGTCCCCGAGGGAACCACGGTCGACGCCGCCCCCGGCACGCGCTACGGCTACCAGATCGACGGCGGCGACCTGCTGCCCGACCCGCGCTCCCGCCGCCAGCCCGACGGGGTGCACGGGGCGAGCGCCGTGTTCGACGACGACGAATTCGAGTGGACCGACGCCGCCTGGACCGGGCGCCAGCTCGCCGGCGGGGTCATCTACGAGCTGCACATCGGCACGTTCACTCCCGAGGGCACCCTCGACTCGGCCATCGAGCGCCTCGACTACCTCGTCGACCTCGGCATCGACTTCGTCGAAGTGCTGCCGGTCAACGGCTTCAACGGCACGCACAACTGGGGTTACGACGGGGTGCTCTGGTACTCGGTGCAGGAGACCTACGGCGGTCCCGCCGCCTACCAGCGTTTCGTCGACGCCTGCCACGCCTGCGGTCTCGCCGTGATCCAGGACGTCGTCTACAACCACCTCGGCCCGAGCGGCAATTACCTGCCGAACTTCGGCCCGTACCTGCACAGCGAGAGCGCCAACACGTGGGGTTCCTCGGTCAACCTCGACGAGGCCGAGGTGCGACGTTACATCCTCGACAACGCACTCATGTGGCTCCACGACTTCCACGTCGACGGGTTGCGGCTCGACGCGGTGCACGCGCTGATCGACACGGCCATCCCGCACATCCTGCAGGAGCTGGCCCAGGAGGCGGACGCCCTGAGCGCCCACGTCAGGCGCCCGCTCACGTTGATCGCCGAGAGCGACATGAACGATGCGAGTATCGTCGCCCCGCGCGAGGCCAACGGGCTCGGTCTGACCTCCCAGTGGAGCGACGACTACCACCACGCCCTGCACGTCGCTCTCACCGGCGAGACGAGTGGCTACTACGCCGACTTCGCATCACTCGAAGCCTTGGCCAAGGTCACCACCAGCGGGTTTTTCCACGACGGCACGTTCTCGTCGTTCCGCAAGCGCGACCACGGCGCGCCGATCGACCCGGTGACCCCCACCTGGCGCCTGGTCACGTTCTCGCAGGACCACGACCAGATCGGCAACCGCGCGGCGGGCGACCGGCTGACGGCCACGCTCGACTACGGCCAGCTGGCGATCGCCGCGGTCCTCACCGTGTGCTCGCCCTACACGCCCATGCTCTTTATGGGCGAGGAGTTCGGCGCCACCACCCCGTGGCAGTTCTTCACGTCGCATCCGGAACCCGAACTCGGCAAGGCGACGGCCGAGGGCCGCATCGCCGAGTTCGAGGCGATGGGCTGGGACCCCGACACCGTGCCCGACCCGCAGGACCCGCAGACCTTCGAGCGCTCCAAGCTCGACTGGTCGTCGGTCGAGTCCGGCGACCACGCGCGCCTGCTCGCCCTGTACCGCGAGCTCATCGCCCTGCGCCGGGCGACGCCGGCGCTCACCGACCCCGCGTTCTCGCACGTGCGCGCCGCGTTCGACGACGACCTCCGTTGGTTCCTCGTGGAACGCGACGACGTGTCGATCGTGGTCAACTTCGGTCTCGAGGAGCTGTCATTGCCGGTGCTCGAGGCGACCGTGATTCTGGCGACGGATGACGCGGCTTCCGTCACCGGCACCGTGCTGAGCCTGCCGGCTCACAGCGCCGTCATCCTGCAGCACTGA
- a CDS encoding TIGR03086 family metal-binding protein has translation MTTTDFDWVQLQHRAHQEFAARIAAIEDWDGPTPDTAWSVRDLVAHVVEEQQWVPHLLAGRSLEQARSSIDRLRDDLAGEWALYSLAATSAWQSTPRDARVQLSYDTVTVDEYLREQVADVTIHAWDLARAVGADETLDDELVRAVWSVFEPQKDTLEASGLFASPVPVGDDAPLQSRLLAITGRDDRR, from the coding sequence GTGACGACCACCGATTTCGACTGGGTTCAGCTGCAGCACCGCGCCCACCAGGAGTTCGCCGCCCGCATTGCCGCCATCGAAGACTGGGACGGGCCGACCCCCGACACCGCCTGGAGCGTGCGCGACCTGGTCGCACACGTCGTCGAAGAGCAGCAGTGGGTTCCGCACCTGCTCGCGGGCCGCTCGCTCGAGCAGGCGCGCTCGAGCATCGACCGCCTGCGCGACGACCTCGCCGGCGAGTGGGCGCTGTACTCGCTCGCCGCGACCTCGGCGTGGCAGAGCACACCGCGCGACGCACGCGTGCAGCTCTCCTACGACACTGTCACGGTAGACGAGTACCTGCGCGAACAGGTCGCCGACGTGACCATCCACGCGTGGGATCTCGCCCGGGCTGTCGGCGCAGACGAGACCCTCGACGACGAACTCGTGCGGGCCGTGTGGAGCGTGTTCGAGCCGCAGAAGGACACCCTGGAGGCGAGCGGGCTCTTCGCCTCGCCCGTTCCGGTCGGCGACGACGCCCCGCTGCAGTCGCGACTGCTCGCGATCACGGGGCGCGACGACCGCAGGTAG
- a CDS encoding Rv2578c family radical SAM protein has translation MRWDGQAINVEQRDSLTGLAKLSNVVRSVQTPEFAGITFHEVLAKTALNHVPGASNAMPFAWTINPYRGCSHSCVYCFARATHTYLELDAGKDFDNEIIVKVNVAEVLTKELRTKRAVIPAVALGTNTDPYQRAEGRYRLMPGVIAALAHSGTPFSILTKGTLLRRDLPLLVEANTQIPVSLAMSIAIFDDDLQQAVEPGTPTAKARLATVSAVREAGLDCSVFMMPILPHLTDTNAHLDEALRQIKAAGATSVLYTALHLRPGTKEWFMQWLELNHPQLVEKYRFMYYGVNSYAPKEYRKWLAAKMQPLIRKHGLTRGIEDPTTGGVAAPDVRSRFDERGERRTLPSLIAEELPPAAAAQALGVPTLF, from the coding sequence GTGAGGTGGGACGGACAGGCGATCAACGTCGAGCAACGCGATTCGCTGACGGGCCTCGCCAAACTGAGCAACGTGGTGCGCAGCGTGCAGACGCCCGAGTTCGCGGGCATCACCTTCCACGAGGTGCTCGCGAAGACGGCCCTCAACCACGTTCCCGGCGCGAGCAACGCCATGCCCTTCGCGTGGACGATCAATCCGTATCGCGGTTGCAGTCACTCCTGCGTCTATTGCTTCGCGCGCGCCACCCACACCTACCTCGAACTCGACGCCGGCAAAGACTTCGACAACGAGATCATCGTCAAGGTCAACGTGGCCGAGGTGCTGACAAAAGAGCTGCGCACCAAGCGCGCGGTCATTCCTGCAGTGGCACTCGGCACCAACACCGATCCCTACCAGCGGGCCGAGGGGCGCTACCGGCTGATGCCCGGCGTGATCGCCGCGCTCGCCCACAGCGGCACGCCGTTCTCGATCCTCACCAAGGGGACCCTGCTCCGCCGCGACCTCCCGCTGCTGGTCGAGGCGAACACGCAGATCCCGGTGTCGCTGGCGATGTCGATCGCGATCTTCGACGACGACCTGCAACAGGCCGTCGAACCGGGCACCCCCACGGCCAAGGCCCGGCTCGCCACGGTGAGCGCCGTGCGCGAGGCGGGGCTCGACTGTTCCGTCTTCATGATGCCGATCCTGCCGCACCTCACCGACACGAACGCCCACCTCGACGAGGCGCTGCGCCAGATCAAGGCGGCCGGTGCCACGAGCGTGCTGTACACCGCGCTGCACCTACGACCGGGAACCAAAGAGTGGTTCATGCAGTGGCTCGAGCTGAATCATCCGCAGCTCGTCGAGAAGTACCGGTTCATGTACTACGGGGTCAATTCCTACGCGCCCAAGGAATACCGAAAGTGGCTCGCCGCGAAGATGCAGCCGCTGATCCGCAAGCACGGCCTCACCCGCGGCATCGAAGACCCGACGACGGGCGGCGTGGCCGCACCCGACGTGCGCTCGCGCTTCGACGAGCGCGGCGAACGGCGTACCCTGCCGTCCCTCATCGCCGAAGAGCTGCCGCCCGCCGCCGCGGCCCAGGCTCTCGGCGTGCCGACGCTGTTCTGA
- a CDS encoding VanZ family protein — MFRRHPIVSVVTLAYLGTLAWLTLTPSNTSERTFSLLQRVVRAFQSNADTDFLTFARVEFMANVALFVPMGVFVVLLLGRRLWWAGIFAGVLASCWIELAQGIWLSDRVSDPRDLLSNGLGTVLGVLLALVITWPAANRLRQQSRARAARQAGA; from the coding sequence GTGTTCCGTCGCCACCCGATCGTCAGCGTTGTGACCCTGGCGTACCTCGGAACCCTGGCCTGGCTCACCCTCACGCCGTCGAACACCAGCGAGCGCACGTTCTCCTTGCTGCAGCGGGTCGTGCGGGCCTTCCAATCGAACGCCGACACCGACTTCCTCACCTTCGCCAGGGTCGAATTCATGGCCAATGTCGCGCTCTTCGTGCCGATGGGCGTCTTCGTCGTCCTGCTGCTCGGTCGGCGGCTGTGGTGGGCGGGCATCTTCGCCGGCGTTCTCGCCTCGTGCTGGATCGAGCTCGCCCAGGGCATCTGGCTCTCCGACCGGGTGTCGGACCCGCGCGACCTGCTGTCGAACGGCCTCGGAACCGTGCTCGGCGTTCTGCTCGCGCTGGTCATCACCTGGCCGGCGGCGAACCGGCTTCGCCAGCAGAGTCGCGCGAGGGCGGCACGTCAGGCGGGGGCCTAG
- a CDS encoding DUF7882 family protein, with protein sequence MGKILYGESGIEVVFDDRAMAHLQLVIGAKLRRRESFFFSWKDDASVGDGRSSIWLDSSIPLYFRYSGSKPVTINREWLDILTLSAHTAQGLQFTGEPHGDTPAPRSQV encoded by the coding sequence ATGGGCAAGATTCTGTACGGCGAGTCAGGTATCGAGGTCGTGTTCGACGACAGGGCCATGGCCCATCTGCAGCTCGTCATCGGCGCGAAGCTGCGTCGACGCGAGAGCTTCTTCTTCTCCTGGAAAGACGATGCGAGCGTCGGCGACGGGCGCAGCAGCATCTGGCTCGATTCGTCGATTCCCCTCTACTTCCGCTACTCGGGCAGCAAGCCGGTCACGATCAACCGGGAGTGGCTCGACATTCTCACGCTCTCCGCGCACACCGCCCAGGGCCTGCAGTTCACGGGAGAGCCCCACGGCGACACCCCCGCCCCGCGGTCGCAGGTGTAG
- a CDS encoding GNAT family N-acetyltransferase has protein sequence MDKPQIEHEPARKQYTLTLDGSEIGYARYEDTETQRVFTHTVVQPEFGGRGFASTLVEFAVADARSEDKRIVGECPMVAHWLGKHPELAEYVDEV, from the coding sequence ATGGACAAGCCCCAGATCGAGCACGAGCCCGCACGCAAGCAGTACACCCTGACCCTCGACGGGTCAGAGATCGGCTACGCGAGGTACGAAGACACCGAGACCCAGCGCGTCTTCACGCACACCGTGGTGCAGCCGGAGTTCGGCGGGCGTGGATTCGCTTCCACACTGGTCGAGTTCGCGGTCGCGGATGCGCGCTCCGAGGACAAGCGCATCGTCGGCGAATGCCCGATGGTCGCGCACTGGCTCGGCAAGCACCCGGAGCTCGCCGAGTACGTGGACGAGGTCTAG
- a CDS encoding PaaI family thioesterase, with protein sequence MTPENNVVRTRTVEWDDPMIGASRAATMPGIDYLQAMIDGEIPPPPIATLMNMNLESVGPGTATFSCHPDESHYNPIGSVHGGFVCTVLDSAAGCAVQTTLPAGTGYTSLEIKVSYLRAVSTTTGPLTVVGTVVKPGSRVAFAEAVVLDGQGRTVATASSTLLVFPIPTA encoded by the coding sequence ATGACCCCAGAGAACAACGTCGTTCGCACCCGCACCGTCGAGTGGGACGATCCGATGATCGGCGCCTCCCGCGCCGCCACGATGCCCGGCATCGACTACCTGCAGGCGATGATCGACGGCGAGATCCCGCCGCCGCCGATCGCGACCCTGATGAACATGAACCTCGAGTCGGTGGGACCGGGAACGGCGACGTTCAGTTGCCACCCCGACGAGTCGCACTACAACCCCATCGGCTCGGTGCACGGCGGGTTCGTCTGCACCGTGCTCGACTCGGCGGCGGGCTGCGCGGTGCAGACCACGCTGCCGGCGGGCACCGGCTACACGTCGCTCGAGATCAAGGTGAGCTACCTGCGCGCGGTGAGTACCACGACCGGGCCGCTCACCGTGGTCGGCACCGTCGTCAAGCCGGGGTCTCGGGTCGCGTTCGCCGAGGCGGTCGTGCTTGACGGGCAGGGCCGCACCGTGGCGACGGCGAGCAGCACGCTGCTGGTGTTCCCGATCCCGACGGCCTAG
- a CDS encoding DUF3097 domain-containing protein yields the protein MTYDRYGSDPLVGFTKRPVVGTAPVVPAERDLVLEHAATGFVGAIVRIESGSVELEDRAGKIRAFPLGGGFLVDGARITLGAPVRKAAGPGRSASGSIRVTDVAARVALPSRIYVEGRHDAELVEKVWGHDLRVEGVVVEYLEGVDDLVNLVAQFGPAKSRRLGVLVDHLVPNSKESRIADAVARGPHGSHVLVVGHPYIDVWQAVKPARLGLREWPVIPRGIEWKHGICAALGWPHDDQADIARAWQRILGQVNSYNDLEPALLGRVEQLIDFVTDPA from the coding sequence GTGACGTACGACCGTTACGGTTCGGACCCGCTCGTCGGTTTCACGAAGCGCCCCGTCGTCGGCACCGCGCCCGTGGTGCCCGCCGAACGCGATCTCGTGCTGGAACACGCCGCGACCGGTTTCGTCGGCGCGATCGTGCGCATCGAGAGCGGGAGCGTCGAACTGGAGGATCGCGCGGGCAAGATCCGCGCCTTCCCGCTCGGCGGCGGCTTCCTGGTCGACGGCGCACGGATCACCCTGGGCGCGCCGGTGCGCAAGGCGGCCGGGCCGGGACGCAGCGCCTCCGGGTCGATCAGGGTCACGGATGTCGCGGCCCGCGTAGCCCTGCCGAGCCGCATCTACGTCGAGGGCCGCCACGACGCGGAGCTCGTAGAAAAAGTCTGGGGCCACGACCTGCGCGTCGAGGGTGTCGTCGTCGAATACCTCGAGGGCGTCGACGATCTGGTGAACCTGGTCGCACAGTTCGGCCCCGCGAAATCCCGCAGGCTGGGTGTGCTGGTCGACCACCTGGTGCCGAATTCGAAGGAGAGCAGAATTGCGGATGCCGTGGCGCGCGGACCGCACGGATCCCACGTTCTCGTCGTCGGGCATCCGTATATCGACGTCTGGCAGGCGGTCAAGCCGGCCCGGCTGGGTCTGCGTGAATGGCCCGTCATCCCGCGGGGAATCGAGTGGAAGCACGGCATCTGCGCCGCGCTCGGCTGGCCGCACGACGATCAGGCCGACATCGCCCGCGCCTGGCAGCGCATTCTCGGTCAGGTGAATTCCTACAACGATCTGGAGCCGGCGCTGCTCGGAAGAGTCGAACAGCTCATCGACTTTGTCACCGATCCGGCCTAG
- a CDS encoding DUF7882 family protein, translated as MGTLVYGNANLEIEFDDRVLAHLQAVIVAKLRRDEGFLFSWKDAPGVGDGRSCIWMHRSIPLYFKYPESQPPAVNRLWLEALTVSANSPGGLRIVEEPEG; from the coding sequence GTGGGAACGCTGGTTTATGGAAACGCAAACCTTGAGATCGAGTTCGACGATCGAGTACTGGCTCACCTGCAGGCCGTCATCGTCGCAAAGCTCCGACGCGACGAGGGCTTTCTCTTCTCGTGGAAAGACGCCCCCGGCGTAGGCGACGGCCGCAGCTGCATCTGGATGCACCGTTCCATCCCCCTCTACTTCAAGTACCCCGAATCCCAGCCGCCGGCCGTCAACCGCCTCTGGCTCGAGGCCCTGACGGTCAGCGCGAACAGCCCCGGTGGCCTGCGCATCGTCGAAGAGCCGGAAGGCTGA
- a CDS encoding long-chain-fatty-acid--CoA ligase, producing MTTYTPRPWLASYAPGVPHEIELPEGSLFDLVERSIREFPDNVALEFFGATTTYRELGEQISRAAEGLRRLGVKKGDPVALVLPNAPQHIVAFYAVLRLGAIVVEHNPLYTPRELRHQFEDHGARFVIAWNKVVETIQAFPSDVAVETIISVDVTRAMPLLTRTLLRLPIAKARESRGALTTSVRGTVLWKDLLDHKPIADKVARPGADDVALLQYTSGTTGTPKGATLTHLNLTVNAAQSRAWTPTVPRGTAVVYAVLPMFHAYGLTLCLTFAMSMGARLVLFPKFDPDLVLAVVKKRPATFLPAVPPIYERLTKAAADKGVSLAGIEISISGAMPLSAAVVEPWEAATGGYLVEGYGLSETSPVLMANPVAPSRRAGTVGLPLPNTEVRVVDPENPEIDRAPGEAGELLVRGPQVFSGYWRKPEESAAVFVASADDGAHWFRTGDIVSIDADGFVSIVDRIKELIITGGFNVAPSEVEECLRAFPGIADAAVVGLPDGHSGEAVVAAVVLEPGAELDAEAARAFVRENLTPYKVPKRLVVVEALPKSLIGKVLRREVRTNLLDADQGA from the coding sequence GTGACCACCTACACGCCTCGCCCTTGGCTGGCCAGCTACGCCCCCGGAGTGCCGCACGAGATCGAGCTCCCCGAGGGATCGCTCTTCGACCTCGTCGAACGCTCCATCCGCGAATTCCCCGACAATGTCGCCCTGGAATTCTTCGGCGCGACCACCACCTACCGCGAGCTGGGCGAGCAGATCTCGCGCGCCGCCGAGGGACTGCGACGACTCGGCGTGAAGAAGGGCGACCCGGTCGCCCTCGTACTGCCGAACGCGCCCCAGCACATCGTGGCCTTCTACGCCGTGCTGCGCCTCGGGGCCATCGTCGTCGAGCACAACCCGCTCTACACTCCCCGCGAGCTGCGCCACCAGTTCGAAGACCACGGCGCGCGCTTCGTGATCGCCTGGAACAAGGTCGTCGAGACTATTCAGGCGTTTCCCTCGGATGTCGCGGTCGAAACGATCATCTCGGTCGACGTCACCCGGGCTATGCCGCTCCTGACGCGAACGCTCCTGCGCCTGCCCATCGCCAAGGCGCGGGAGTCGCGCGGCGCCCTCACCACGAGTGTGCGCGGCACCGTCCTCTGGAAGGACCTGCTCGACCACAAGCCGATCGCGGACAAGGTCGCACGCCCGGGCGCCGACGATGTGGCGCTTCTGCAGTACACGAGCGGCACGACCGGCACACCCAAGGGCGCGACCCTCACCCATCTGAACCTCACGGTGAACGCCGCGCAGTCCCGCGCCTGGACCCCGACCGTCCCTCGGGGTACCGCCGTCGTCTACGCCGTGCTGCCGATGTTCCACGCCTACGGCCTCACGCTCTGCCTCACCTTCGCGATGAGCATGGGCGCGCGACTCGTGCTGTTCCCGAAGTTCGACCCCGACCTCGTGCTCGCCGTCGTGAAGAAGCGCCCGGCGACGTTCCTCCCGGCCGTGCCGCCGATCTACGAGCGGCTCACGAAGGCCGCCGCCGACAAGGGCGTATCGCTCGCCGGCATCGAGATCTCCATTTCCGGGGCCATGCCGCTGTCGGCCGCCGTGGTCGAGCCGTGGGAGGCCGCGACCGGCGGATACCTCGTCGAGGGCTACGGTCTCTCCGAGACCTCCCCCGTGCTGATGGCGAACCCGGTGGCGCCCAGCCGCCGAGCCGGAACCGTCGGCCTGCCCCTGCCCAACACCGAGGTGCGGGTCGTCGACCCCGAGAACCCCGAGATAGACCGGGCCCCTGGCGAGGCCGGCGAGCTGCTCGTGCGTGGTCCGCAGGTCTTCAGCGGGTACTGGCGTAAGCCGGAAGAGTCGGCGGCCGTGTTCGTCGCATCCGCCGACGACGGCGCGCACTGGTTCCGCACCGGTGACATCGTGAGCATCGATGCCGACGGCTTCGTCAGCATCGTCGACCGCATCAAGGAGCTCATCATCACGGGCGGCTTCAACGTCGCCCCCAGCGAGGTCGAGGAATGCCTGCGGGCTTTCCCCGGCATCGCGGATGCCGCCGTGGTCGGCCTGCCCGACGGCCACAGCGGCGAGGCGGTCGTCGCGGCGGTCGTGCTCGAGCCCGGCGCCGAACTCGACGCCGAGGCGGCCCGCGCCTTCGTGCGCGAGAACCTCACGCCCTACAAGGTGCCGAAGCGTCTCGTCGTCGTCGAGGCGCTGCCCAAGTCGCTGATCGGCAAGGTGCTGCGCCGCGAGGTGCGCACGAACCTGCTCGACGCCGACCAGGGCGCGTGA